A single Actinomycetota bacterium DNA region contains:
- the thiI gene encoding tRNA uracil 4-sulfurtransferase ThiI translates to MSLPARRNLIVHYHEIGLKGRNRSVFERALVTNLRRATSDLHDLHPKRLPGRILVPIPEGVDPAAVADRVGRVFGIANYALARGGIVDFDAICELAADAMRAAPFETFAVRARAAHSTFPMSAREINEKLGAWLLENVGGRVNLSNPDRTCRVEIVGDLVLIYADRSSGPGGLPVGVSGRVAVLLSAGIDSPVAAARLMRRGARCMFVHFHSQPFTDASSVRNALEIAGILTRYQYDSNLYLAPLAPAQQQIATECPEALRTVLYRRMMVRIASELAVRDGAAALVTGDSLGQVASQTLENLSVVEAASRLPVLRPLVGMDKIEIIAEAQRLGTFDVSSAPCQEACVLFEPKSPATRARLFDVERAERVLDVSALTTEAADAAEVRVIRFPPAS, encoded by the coding sequence ATGTCGCTACCTGCTCGCCGGAACCTGATCGTCCACTATCACGAGATCGGCCTCAAGGGCCGCAACCGCTCGGTATTCGAACGCGCGCTCGTCACGAACCTTCGCCGGGCGACGTCGGATCTTCACGACTTGCACCCGAAACGGTTGCCGGGTCGCATTCTCGTGCCGATACCCGAGGGCGTTGATCCCGCTGCCGTCGCCGATCGTGTCGGGCGCGTGTTCGGGATCGCCAACTACGCGCTTGCGCGCGGAGGCATCGTGGACTTCGACGCGATTTGTGAACTCGCCGCCGACGCAATGCGCGCCGCGCCCTTCGAAACGTTCGCCGTGCGCGCGCGCGCGGCGCACTCAACGTTCCCAATGAGCGCGCGCGAGATTAACGAGAAGCTGGGCGCGTGGCTGCTCGAAAACGTTGGCGGACGCGTGAATCTGTCCAATCCCGACCGCACCTGCCGCGTCGAGATCGTCGGGGATCTCGTCCTGATCTACGCCGACCGCTCGAGCGGTCCGGGTGGCTTGCCGGTAGGGGTCTCCGGGCGCGTCGCTGTGTTGCTGAGCGCCGGCATTGATTCTCCTGTGGCCGCCGCGCGCTTAATGCGGCGGGGTGCGCGGTGCATGTTCGTGCATTTCCACTCGCAACCGTTCACCGACGCATCGAGCGTGCGCAATGCGCTGGAGATCGCAGGGATTCTCACGCGGTACCAGTACGACTCGAACTTGTATCTGGCGCCGCTGGCGCCGGCGCAGCAGCAGATTGCCACTGAGTGCCCCGAGGCCCTTCGTACCGTGCTGTACCGACGCATGATGGTGAGGATTGCCTCGGAGCTGGCCGTGCGGGACGGGGCGGCCGCGCTGGTGACCGGGGATTCTCTCGGGCAGGTCGCGAGCCAGACGCTGGAGAATCTCTCGGTGGTCGAAGCCGCCTCGCGGCTTCCCGTCTTGCGGCCGCTGGTCGGCATGGACAAGATCGAGATCATCGCCGAGGCGCAAAGGCTCGGAACCTTCGATGTTTCCAGTGCTCCGTGCCAGGAAGCCTGCGTGTTGTTTGAGCCCAAGAGCCCGGCTACCCGGGCAAGGCTGTTTGACGTCGAACGCGCTGAGCGCGTGCTCGACGTAAGTGCGCTGACTACCGAGGCCGCGGATGCGGCCGAGGTTCGCGTGATCCGGTTCCCGCCAGCGTCCTAG
- a CDS encoding DUF1918 domain-containing protein, whose amino-acid sequence MPKVGDRVIIEGTKIGNPRREGSLIGVVGPLINVRWSDGTTSLFKPGAGAVRFEPKTGKPKVAPAAKTATTGKAVKSAKPAAKTTATRTAVKPAKAAKTATKSAKPATKKPAKSSVKSVKQPTKKPAKKATKKR is encoded by the coding sequence ATGCCCAAAGTGGGCGACCGCGTGATCATCGAAGGCACGAAGATCGGGAACCCGCGGAGGGAAGGCTCGCTAATCGGGGTCGTCGGCCCGCTCATCAACGTGCGCTGGTCGGACGGCACCACGTCCCTGTTCAAGCCGGGGGCCGGCGCCGTGAGGTTCGAGCCCAAGACCGGCAAGCCGAAGGTCGCACCGGCGGCGAAGACCGCAACCACAGGCAAGGCCGTGAAGTCCGCGAAGCCGGCGGCGAAGACCACTGCGACGCGGACAGCGGTCAAACCCGCCAAAGCAGCGAAGACGGCAACAAAGTCCGCAAAACCGGCCACGAAGAAGCCGGCGAAGTCATCAGTGAAGTCGGTGAAGCAACCCACGAAGAAGCCGGCGAAGAAAGCCACCAAGAAGCGCTAG